One Actinomyces respiraculi DNA window includes the following coding sequences:
- a CDS encoding cell filamentation protein Fic produces the protein MSTDPAVAALRAVAAHPRVREAEAAVREASTALRWSEALRRRWREARVEAAVRGAVASAGVEGAVVPARLLREAVAERTLTEALTGDPALDAAAGLWRAGVRLTRWWPDLRGPLRPAQPTPRELLAALHRDVVGPLAAAGTIPVADVAVPRPAGTAPLEGGPGPTPDGPALTARLDGILHLVDVPGAPALVRAAVVHAETVAARPFTAGNAAVARLLARHLVTRDGLEPTGVAVADLWAARDPGGYAQALAAYASGTGDGVVDWVVWQAQALLVGIEEGLSLCRDIQAGTTAAGAQGRS, from the coding sequence CCCGCGCGTGCGCGAGGCCGAGGCCGCTGTGCGCGAGGCCTCCACCGCGCTGAGGTGGAGCGAGGCACTGCGCCGCCGCTGGCGCGAGGCCCGTGTCGAGGCCGCCGTGCGCGGGGCCGTCGCCTCCGCCGGCGTCGAGGGCGCCGTCGTGCCCGCCCGCCTGCTGCGCGAGGCCGTGGCCGAGCGCACCCTGACCGAGGCCCTGACTGGAGACCCCGCCCTCGACGCGGCCGCCGGGTTGTGGCGCGCCGGCGTGCGCCTGACCCGCTGGTGGCCGGACCTGCGCGGCCCCCTGCGCCCCGCCCAGCCCACTCCCCGCGAGCTGCTGGCCGCCCTGCACCGCGACGTCGTCGGACCGCTCGCTGCCGCCGGGACGATCCCCGTGGCCGACGTCGCCGTCCCCCGCCCGGCCGGGACCGCACCGCTCGAGGGCGGACCCGGGCCCACACCGGACGGGCCCGCCCTGACCGCACGCCTCGACGGGATCCTCCACCTCGTCGACGTCCCCGGTGCTCCCGCCCTCGTGCGGGCCGCCGTCGTCCACGCCGAGACCGTCGCCGCCAGACCCTTCACCGCGGGCAATGCCGCCGTCGCACGCCTGCTCGCCCGACACCTCGTCACCCGCGACGGCCTGGAGCCCACGGGGGTGGCTGTGGCGGATCTGTGGGCGGCGCGAGACCCGGGCGGTTACGCGCAGGCGCTCGCGGCCTACGCCTCGGGCACGGGCGACGGCGTCGTCGACTGGGTCGTATGGCAGGCGCAGGCGCTGCTCGTCGGCATCGAGGAGGGGCTGAGCCTGTGCCGCGACATCCAGGCCGGCACTACCGCCGCGGGCGCACAGGGCCGCTCGTGA